From a region of the Mauremys mutica isolate MM-2020 ecotype Southern chromosome 12, ASM2049712v1, whole genome shotgun sequence genome:
- the LOC123346474 gene encoding olfactory receptor 14C36-like produces MYFFLMNLSILDLGSISVTIPKSMANSLLNTRSISYSGCVAQVFLFIFFAVVDFAFLTIMAYDRYVAICQPLHYETIMNRGACVQMAASAWISGIPISTMQTGNIFALPFCGGNKVDQFFCEIPQLLKITCNDAYLSEVVITSFLLFLGLSCFAFIIVSYVQIFKTVLRIPSEQGRNKAFSTCLPHLTVVSLLVCTATFAYMKPTSSSASGLDVIVAVLYSVMPPVMNPAIYSMRNKEIKGALRKLTEGKLSKKNKISRFLP; encoded by the coding sequence atgtacttcttcctgatgaatttGTCCATACTAGACCTCGGTTCCATCTCCGTCACAATCCCCAAGTCCATGGCCAACTCCCTGTTGAACACCAGGTCGATTTCTTATTCTGGGTGCGTTGCCCAAGTCTTTCTCTTCATTTTCTTTGCTGTTGTTGACTTTGCTTTTCTCACCATCATGGCATATGACCGGTACgttgccatctgccaaccactgcactatgagactaTAATGAACAGgggagcttgtgtccaaatggcagccagtgcctggatcagtgGAATTCCCATTTCTACTATGCAGACTGGTAACATATTTGCATTACCTTTTTGTGGTGGTAACAaagtggatcagttcttctgtgaaatcccccaacTGCTCAAGATCACTTGCAATGACGCATACCTCAGTGAAGTTGTTATTACTTCTTTTCTCTTGTTCTTAGGCTTAAGTTGCTTTGCTTTTATAATTGTGtcgtatgttcagatcttcaaaacagtgctgagaatcccctctgagcagggccggaataaagccttctccacttgcctccctcacctcactgtggtctccTTGTTAGTTTGCACTGCCACCTTTGCCTAcatgaaacccacctccagctcagcatCAGGACTGGATGTCATAGTGGCTGTTCTTTATTCCGTGATGCCTCCAGTTATGAATCCAgccatctacagcatgaggaacaaggagataaAAGGTGCCCTGAGGAAACTAACTGAGGGGAAGTTATCCAAAAAGAATAAAATTTCCAGATTTCTCCCATGA
- the LOC123345124 gene encoding olfactory receptor 14A16-like isoform X1 — MCVFPQAPGNSPAQSCDSWRDHHQLLKIEGQGPPPVDNSALISISGRFPPSHSILRKKMSNQTTITEFLLLGFSDIPELQILHFVVFLVLYLASLLGNLLIITAIALNHQLHTPMYFFLMNLSILDLGTISVTIPKSMANSLMNTRLISYSGCVAQVFLVFFFASADFAILTIMAYDRYVAICQPLHYETVMNRRACVQMAASAWISVILYSAVHTGNTFAISFCGGNMVDQFFCEVPQLLKLACSNSDLSEVGFLIFSVCLASSCFLFIIVSYVQIFTTVLRIPSEQGRHKAFSTCIPHLIVVSLFICTGTFAYLKPISSSTSGLDLMVAVLYSVLPPMTNPIIYSMRNKELKGALSKLIGWRLFSKNKMSIFLRQ; from the exons ATGTGCGTCTTTCCACAGGCTCCTGGGAACAGCCCAGCTCAGAGCTGTGACTCTTGGAGGGACCACCACCAGCTGCTGAAAATAGAGGGACAAGGACCACCCCCAGTGGACAATTCTGCACTGATCTCCATTTCAGGGAGGTTCCCT CCATCACACAGTAtactgaggaagaaaatgtccaaccaaaccaccATTACCgaattccttctcctgggattctctgatatTCCAGAACTGCAGATTTtacactttgtggtgtttctagtgcTTTACCTGGCATCCCTACTGGGGAAccttctcatcatcacagccaTAGCCCTCAACCACCaacttcacacccccatgtacttcttcctgatgaatctgtccatcctagacctcggcaccatctctgtcaccatccccaaatccatggccaactccCTCATGAACACACGATTGATTTCTTATTCTGGATGTGTTGCCCAAGTCTTTCTTGTCTTCTTCTTCGCTTCAGCAGATTTTGCCATACTGACCATCATGGCGTACGaccgatatgtcgccatctgccaaccactgcactatgagacaGTGATGAACAgaagagcttgtgtccaaatggcagccagtgcctggatcagtgTTATTCTCTATTCTGCAGTGCACACTGGAAACACGTTTGCAATATccttctgtggaggcaacatggtggatcagttcttctgtgaagtCCCCCAGCTCCTCAAGCTTGCTTGCTCTAACTCAGACCTCAGTGAAGTCGGGTTTCTCATCTTTAGTGTGTGCTTAGCCTCAAGCTGCTTTCTTTTCATAATTGTgtcatatgttcagatcttcaccacagtgctgagaatcccctctgagcagggccggcataaagccttctccacctgcatccctcacctcattgtggtctccTTATTTATTTGCACTGGGACCTTTGCTTACTTGAAACCCATCTCCAGCTCAACCTCAGGTCTGGATCTCatggtggctgttctctattctgtGTTGCCACCAATGACGAATccaatcatctacagcatgagaaaCAAGGAGCTCAAAGGTGCACTGAGTAAATTGATAGGTTGGAGGTTATTCTCTAAGAATAAAATGTCCATATTTCTCCGTCAGTAA
- the LOC123345124 gene encoding olfactory receptor 14A16-like isoform X2 → MDHTLGKKSTKISIPSHSILRKKMSNQTTITEFLLLGFSDIPELQILHFVVFLVLYLASLLGNLLIITAIALNHQLHTPMYFFLMNLSILDLGTISVTIPKSMANSLMNTRLISYSGCVAQVFLVFFFASADFAILTIMAYDRYVAICQPLHYETVMNRRACVQMAASAWISVILYSAVHTGNTFAISFCGGNMVDQFFCEVPQLLKLACSNSDLSEVGFLIFSVCLASSCFLFIIVSYVQIFTTVLRIPSEQGRHKAFSTCIPHLIVVSLFICTGTFAYLKPISSSTSGLDLMVAVLYSVLPPMTNPIIYSMRNKELKGALSKLIGWRLFSKNKMSIFLRQ, encoded by the exons ATGGATCATACAttgggaaaaaaatccacaaagatCAGCATA CCATCACACAGTAtactgaggaagaaaatgtccaaccaaaccaccATTACCgaattccttctcctgggattctctgatatTCCAGAACTGCAGATTTtacactttgtggtgtttctagtgcTTTACCTGGCATCCCTACTGGGGAAccttctcatcatcacagccaTAGCCCTCAACCACCaacttcacacccccatgtacttcttcctgatgaatctgtccatcctagacctcggcaccatctctgtcaccatccccaaatccatggccaactccCTCATGAACACACGATTGATTTCTTATTCTGGATGTGTTGCCCAAGTCTTTCTTGTCTTCTTCTTCGCTTCAGCAGATTTTGCCATACTGACCATCATGGCGTACGaccgatatgtcgccatctgccaaccactgcactatgagacaGTGATGAACAgaagagcttgtgtccaaatggcagccagtgcctggatcagtgTTATTCTCTATTCTGCAGTGCACACTGGAAACACGTTTGCAATATccttctgtggaggcaacatggtggatcagttcttctgtgaagtCCCCCAGCTCCTCAAGCTTGCTTGCTCTAACTCAGACCTCAGTGAAGTCGGGTTTCTCATCTTTAGTGTGTGCTTAGCCTCAAGCTGCTTTCTTTTCATAATTGTgtcatatgttcagatcttcaccacagtgctgagaatcccctctgagcagggccggcataaagccttctccacctgcatccctcacctcattgtggtctccTTATTTATTTGCACTGGGACCTTTGCTTACTTGAAACCCATCTCCAGCTCAACCTCAGGTCTGGATCTCatggtggctgttctctattctgtGTTGCCACCAATGACGAATccaatcatctacagcatgagaaaCAAGGAGCTCAAAGGTGCACTGAGTAAATTGATAGGTTGGAGGTTATTCTCTAAGAATAAAATGTCCATATTTCTCCGTCAGTAA
- the LOC123346241 gene encoding olfactory receptor 14A16-like: protein MSNQTNITEFLLLGFSDIRELQILHFVVFLVIYLAAMTGNLLIIMVVALDHHFHSPMYFFLMNLSILDLGTISVTVPKSMANSLMNTRSISYSGCVAQVFFLVFFAVSDFALLTIMAYDRYVAICKPLHYETIMNRRACVQMAASAWISVIVYSSLHTRNTFAISYCGGNEVDQFFCEIPQLLKLACSDTYLGEVEVLILGACLALSCFVFIILSYTQIFQTVMRIPTEQGRHKALSTCLPHLIVVSLFVSTGIFAYLKPTSSSPSNLDLMVAVLYSVLPPVMNPIIYSMRNKEIKASLTKLIGWSLFSKIKLSIFLL from the coding sequence atgtccaaccaaaccaaCATAactgagttccttctcctgggattctctgacattcgggagctgcagattttgcactttgtggtgtttctagtgatttaCCTGGCAGCCATGACGGGTAATCTTCTCATCATCATGGTTGTAGCCCTAGACCACCACTTTCAcagccccatgtacttcttcctgatgaatttGTCCATCCTAGACCTCGGCACCAtctctgtcactgtccccaaatccatggctaATTCGCTCATGAACACCAGGTCTATTTCCTATTCTGGATGTGTGGCCCAAGTCTTTTTCCTTGTCTTCTTTGCTGTATCTGACTTTGCCTTACTCACCATCATGGCGTACGAtcgatatgtcgccatctgcaaaccactgcactatgagactataatgaacaggagagcttgtgtccaaatggcagccagtgcctggatcagtgTAATTGTCTATTCTTCATTGCACACCAGGAACACATTTGCAATCTCCTACTGTGGCGGCAATGaggtggatcagttcttctgtgaaattccCCAGCTACTCAAGCTCGCCTGCTCTGACACGTACCTTGGTGAAGTTGAGGTACTCATCTTGGGTGCATGCTTAGCCTtaagctgttttgtttttataatattGTCATACACTCAGATCTTCCAAACAGTGATGAGAATCCCCACTGAGCAGGGTCGGCATAAAGCCCtatccacctgcctccctcacctcattgtggtctccTTGTTTGTTTCCACTGGCatctttgcctacctgaaacccacctccagttCTCCATCAAATCTGGATCTCATGGTGGCTGTTCTTTATTCCGTGCTGCCTCCAGTGATGAAtccgatcatctacagcatgaggaacaaggaaatCAAAGCTTCCCTGACGAAACTCATTGGGTGGAGCTTATTCAGCAAGATTAAACTGTCTATATTTCTCTTATGA